Below is a genomic region from Bradyrhizobium sp. 1(2017).
GCGGCGGCCCAGCCGCCGATGATGGCCGCCTTCGGATAGTAGGCTGACGCATCGGCGAGCATGGTCGCGCCTGGCACCTTGTCGCGGACCGTGACGTTGAAGGGCACCCAGAGCGCGACGGCAGGGACGGCGCCGGAAATGAAGGCGGTCACAGCTGCCGGCATGGTCTGGTTGACGAGCTCAACCTCCTTGGGATCGACTTTGTTGGCGCGCAGTGCCGTATCAAGGAAGACGTGCGCGGTCGTGCCCGTCGCGGTCGCGATGCGCTTGCCCTTGAGGTCCGCGAATGACTTGATGCCCTGATCACCGCGCACCCAGAGCTGAGCGGTCGCCACCTCGATATCGTTGATGAGGAACACCTTGCCCTGGCCGCGGGCTGGGAAGTTCGAAAGGACCGCACCGGTTGCCAGCACATCAAGGCTGCCGCCGATCAGCGCCTGAAAGATCTCCAGGCCGGTGTTGAACTGTCGCAATTCGAGATCGAGGCCCTGCTTTTCGAAGGAGCCGCGATCCATGCCGGTCCAGATCTGGCCGTCGACGGCGACGGTGTGAAGGTAGCCGACGCGAACTTTTGTTTTCGCTTGGGCGATCGCTGGTGCTGAGGCCGTGAAGGTGCCGAGCGCAAGGCCCGCCGTCGTGGTCAGAAATTGCCGCCGATCCATGATGTGTCCTCCGTTTGCTTGTTATTCCGAGAAAGAGACTGGACGCACCTGCGCCTGCTGGGCGCGGTACTCGTCCATCACGAGCTGCTTGATGTAGCTGCGCAGTTCGCTGAATTCGGGCCGCTCCTGTATCGATTCATCGCGCGGATAGGGGAACGGTACGTCGATGATTTCCCTGATGCGCGCCGGTCGCGCCGTTACCACTACGATGCGGGAGGCGAGGTAGATCGCCTCTTCCACGGAGTGGGTGATCAGCATCACCGTCTTGCCCTCGGTCGCAAGCACTTTGAGCAGCAGGTTCTGCATGTTGGAGCGGGTCTGAGCATCGAGCGCGCCGAACGGTTCGTCCATCAGCAGGAACTGTGGCTTCACGGCATAGGCGCGCGCGATCGCGAGCCGCTGACGCATGCCGCCGGACAGATGCTTCGGATAGGAGTTGGCGAAGTCCGATAGCCCCATCAGGCCGAGATAGTGGTCGCAGATGGCATCGCGCTCGGCGGTCGGCACATGGTTGGCGTTGAGCGTCAGGCCGAAGGCGATGTTCTGCTTCACCGTCAACCAGGGGAACACGCCATATTCTTGGAAGATGACGCCGCGCTCGGGGCCGGGGCCGGCGACGGGACGTCCGTCGAACAGCACATTACCGGTCGTCGGCTTCTGGAAGCCGGCGAGCATGCTCATCATCGTCGTCTTACCGCAGCCGGACGGGCCGATCACCGCTATGAAATCGCCGTCGTTGATATCGTAGCTGACGTTCTCAACGACGTTGAGGCGTCCCTTCGCCGTATCGAAGGATAACGAAACGTTTTCGAACTGTGCACGCCTAGTCATGCGACGGCCCGATCCTGCCAGACCAATAGCCGCGCCGTGATCCTGCGCAAGATCATGTCCATGATCAGCGCGATCAGACCGATGCAGATGATGCCGACATAGATGACGTCGAGGAGGAAGTAGGTCGAAGCGTTCTGAATCATGGCGCCGAGTCCGCGCTGGGCCGCGATCAGCTCGGACGCCACCAGCGTTGCCCAGGCCACGCCCAATGCGACCCGCAGCGCGGTGAGGATATGCGGGACGGTGAGGGGAATAATGACCTTGCGGAAAATCTCCGCCTGATTGGCTCCCAGCGTCTGCGCCACGCGGATATAGAGCGGCGTGATCTGCGACACGCCCTCATACATCACGATCACGCCGGAGAAGAACGAGGCGTAGAACAGGATGACGAGCTTGGCGACCTCGTCGACGCCGAAATAGACGATCACCAGCGGGATCAGCGCGATCGGCGGCAGCGCGCGGAAGAAGTTGATCATGGGATCAGCGAAGGTGCGGGCCGGGCGATACCAGCCGAGCAGGAAGCCGACCGGGACGGCGACGAGGATGCCGAGCGAGACGCCGAGAAAGACACGCCGGGTCGAGGCGAAGATGTCGATCAGCAGGCCTTCTTTGGTGAGAAGCTCGAAGAATTTCGTGGCGACCTGGTGTGGCGCGGGGATCAGTGAGACGTTGACGAAGCCGCTCCAGCGTACGCAGTACCAGAGCAGGATCGCACCGAGCCACGGCAGCAATCCGAGACCAAGGCGTCTCAAGCCAGCTCCGTTCATTCGACGCGTCCACCCAGATTGCAGTTGATGTTTTCAGTGGTCATATTATAAATAGGAGGACCATACAAGTGGCGCCTTTGGTCGTAGGCGTCGCAGGCTCTCCCGCATGACACCGTCGCCCTTCACCCTCCGAAGCGTTCAGGCCTTTGGCTATCGCTACCCGCTGACGACGCCGGTCATCACGTCCTTCGGGCGGATGAAGGACCGGCCCGCCGTCTTCGTCCGCGTCGAAGACGCCGACGGGAACACCGGCTGGGGCGAGGTGTGGTGCAATTTTCCAGCACCAGGTGCAGAACACCGTGTCCGGCTCGTCAACGAGGTGCTTGCGCCGGCTCTCGTCGGATTCACCGTGCCCGAGCCGTCTGCCGCATTCGAGCATCTGACGCAGGGAACCTCGGTGCTCGCGCTGCAATCAGGCGAAGCCGGCCCGTTTGCGCAGTCGATCGCAGGCATCGATCTCGCCGTCTGGGATCTCCACGCCCGCCGCCAGAACCTCGCACTGTGGCGGCTGCTCGGTGGGGCGAAGCGGAAGATCAAGGTCTACGCTAGTGGCATCAATCCGGTCGGCTCCGAGCGGACGGCCGAAGCGGCCCTCGGCCGCGGCTATCGCGCGTTGAAGCTGAAGATCGGCTTCGATCCGGCAGACGACCGCGCCAATCTCGCAGCGCTGCGCCGTCTCGTGGGCGAAGGCCTGCTTGCCGCCGATGTCAACCAGGGTTGGGCCATTGAGCAGGCGCTGGAGCTTGCGCCGCAGCTCGAACGCTTCGGTCTTGCCTGGCTTGAGGAGCCGATCCGCGCCGATCGCCCCCGCCGTGAGTGGACGCAATTGCGCGAAGCCATCCACTTTCCGCTCGCAGCCGGTGAGAACATCGTGAGCGACGCCGACTTTGCCGAGGTACTGCGCGAGCCGGCGCTCGGTGTCGTCCAGCCCGACATCGCCAAATGGGGCGGGCTGTCGGCGTGCGCGGGCATTGCCCGCGACATCCTGACGTCGGGGAAGATGTTCTGCCCGCACTATCTCGGTGCCGGCATCGGGCTTCTGGCATCCGCGCATCTTCTCTCCGGCGTCGGCGGCGACGGACTGCTCGAAGTCGACTGCAACGAAAACCCGCTGCGCGACCGGTTCTGCGGTCCCGTGCTCGATGTCCGCGACGGCATGATCGAGCTCGGCGACGAAGCGGGCCTCGGCATCATGCCCGATCTTGCCTCCATCGAAAAATACCGGACGAGCTGATGCCAGCACGCGGCTACGACTACATCATCGTCGGCGCTGGCTCGGCCGGCTGCGTCGTTGCGAATCGGTTGTCGGCTGATCCGTCTTGCCGCGTGCTGTTGCTGGAGGCTGGCGGATCGGACCGGAATTTCTGGCTGAAACTTCCGGTCGGCTATTACCGGACCATCTACAACGAACGCTTCTCGCGCCTGTTCAGGACTGAGCCCTCGGAAGGGAGCGGCGGACGTGCTATCGTCTGGCCGCGTGGCCGCGTGCTCGGCGGCTCCTCGTCGATCAACGGGCTGATCTTCATCCGCGGTCAGCATGAGGACTTTGACGATTGGGAGTGCCTCGGCGCCGATGGCTGGAGCTATCGCGAACTCCTGCCCTATTTTCGGCGCTACGAACGCTACCGCGGCGGCGAAAGCCAGTTTCACGGCGGGCTTGGGGAGTTCGAGGTCTCTGATCTCCGCAACGACAATTCGGCATCGAAGGCCTGGGTCGAGGCGGGTGTAGAGTTCGGCCTGCCGCGCAATCCCGACTTCAACGGCGCCACGACGCTGGGCGTCGGCACCTACCAGCTCGGCATCGGGCGGCACTGGCGGACCAGTGCGGCCTCCGCGTTTCTGCGTCCCGTCGCCGATCGTCCGAACCTCACCATCATCACCCATGCGCAGGTCAGCAGGATCGTTTTCAACGGTCGCGTCGCGACCGGCGTCGAGTGGATCAGCAAGGGGCAGGTGCACAGTTCGACGGCCGATCGTGAGATCATCCTGTCCGGCGGCGCGCTGCAGTCGCCGCAAATCCTCCAGCTCTCCGGCGTCGGTCCGGCGGACCTGCTGCGCAAGCTCGGCATTCCTGTCATTGCCGAGTCTCCTGACGTCGGCGCCAATCTCCAGGACCATTATCAGGCCCGGCTGATCGTCCGGCTCAAGGACCGAATTTCGCTCAACGACCAGGTCCGCAATCCCGTCGAGCTCGCAAAGATGGGGCTGCAGTGGATGCTGGCGGGCAGCGGCCCGTTGACGGTCGGCGCAGGGCAGGTCGGTGGCGCGGCCTGCACCGAATATGCCGTCGGCGGGCGGCCGGACGTGCAGTTCAACGTGATGCCGCTCTCGGTCGACAAGCCTGGCGAGCCTTTGCACAGCTATTCCGGTTTCACCGCTTCGGTCTGGCAATGCCACGGAAAGTCGCGCGGACGGCTCGCGATCAGCTCGACCGATCCGTTCGAGCAGCCGCGGATCGTGCCGAATTATTTTGCCGAGGAGATCGACCGCAAAACCATTGTTGCGGGCCTGAAGATTCTGCGCGAGATCTATCAGCAGAAGGCGTTTCGCTCGCTCTGGGATGTCGAGATGGTGCCGGGCGAGGCGGGCCGGGATGATGCCGGGCTGTGGGACTTTGCGCGCAACACGGGAGGCACGGTATTTCACTGTGTCGGGACCTGTCGCATGGGCAGGGACGCGCAGGCCGTGCTCGATCCGCAGCTGCGTGTGCGCGGGGTCGAGCGGCTGCGTGTGA
It encodes:
- a CDS encoding ABC transporter substrate-binding protein, translating into MDRRQFLTTTAGLALGTFTASAPAIAQAKTKVRVGYLHTVAVDGQIWTGMDRGSFEKQGLDLELRQFNTGLEIFQALIGGSLDVLATGAVLSNFPARGQGKVFLINDIEVATAQLWVRGDQGIKSFADLKGKRIATATGTTAHVFLDTALRANKVDPKEVELVNQTMPAAVTAFISGAVPAVALWVPFNVTVRDKVPGATMLADASAYYPKAAIIGGWAAANDYYEPNKETLAKLIRGWADANDYIVANSAEAMEKLQKGHYSQTPLSDINESFKAQKMFTSKDWKRMYSDGTVTNWLQQSTDFFMANAGIKDFTPASKYFDPSLYLKTIA
- a CDS encoding ABC transporter ATP-binding protein translates to MTRRAQFENVSLSFDTAKGRLNVVENVSYDINDGDFIAVIGPSGCGKTTMMSMLAGFQKPTTGNVLFDGRPVAGPGPERGVIFQEYGVFPWLTVKQNIAFGLTLNANHVPTAERDAICDHYLGLMGLSDFANSYPKHLSGGMRQRLAIARAYAVKPQFLLMDEPFGALDAQTRSNMQNLLLKVLATEGKTVMLITHSVEEAIYLASRIVVVTARPARIREIIDVPFPYPRDESIQERPEFSELRSYIKQLVMDEYRAQQAQVRPVSFSE
- a CDS encoding ABC transporter permease — encoded protein: MNGAGLRRLGLGLLPWLGAILLWYCVRWSGFVNVSLIPAPHQVATKFFELLTKEGLLIDIFASTRRVFLGVSLGILVAVPVGFLLGWYRPARTFADPMINFFRALPPIALIPLVIVYFGVDEVAKLVILFYASFFSGVIVMYEGVSQITPLYIRVAQTLGANQAEIFRKVIIPLTVPHILTALRVALGVAWATLVASELIAAQRGLGAMIQNASTYFLLDVIYVGIICIGLIALIMDMILRRITARLLVWQDRAVA
- a CDS encoding mandelate racemase/muconate lactonizing enzyme family protein, with amino-acid sequence MTPSPFTLRSVQAFGYRYPLTTPVITSFGRMKDRPAVFVRVEDADGNTGWGEVWCNFPAPGAEHRVRLVNEVLAPALVGFTVPEPSAAFEHLTQGTSVLALQSGEAGPFAQSIAGIDLAVWDLHARRQNLALWRLLGGAKRKIKVYASGINPVGSERTAEAALGRGYRALKLKIGFDPADDRANLAALRRLVGEGLLAADVNQGWAIEQALELAPQLERFGLAWLEEPIRADRPRREWTQLREAIHFPLAAGENIVSDADFAEVLREPALGVVQPDIAKWGGLSACAGIARDILTSGKMFCPHYLGAGIGLLASAHLLSGVGGDGLLEVDCNENPLRDRFCGPVLDVRDGMIELGDEAGLGIMPDLASIEKYRTS
- a CDS encoding GMC family oxidoreductase; this encodes MPARGYDYIIVGAGSAGCVVANRLSADPSCRVLLLEAGGSDRNFWLKLPVGYYRTIYNERFSRLFRTEPSEGSGGRAIVWPRGRVLGGSSSINGLIFIRGQHEDFDDWECLGADGWSYRELLPYFRRYERYRGGESQFHGGLGEFEVSDLRNDNSASKAWVEAGVEFGLPRNPDFNGATTLGVGTYQLGIGRHWRTSAASAFLRPVADRPNLTIITHAQVSRIVFNGRVATGVEWISKGQVHSSTADREIILSGGALQSPQILQLSGVGPADLLRKLGIPVIAESPDVGANLQDHYQARLIVRLKDRISLNDQVRNPVELAKMGLQWMLAGSGPLTVGAGQVGGAACTEYAVGGRPDVQFNVMPLSVDKPGEPLHSYSGFTASVWQCHGKSRGRLAISSTDPFEQPRIVPNYFAEEIDRKTIVAGLKILREIYQQKAFRSLWDVEMVPGEAGRDDAGLWDFARNTGGTVFHCVGTCRMGRDAQAVLDPQLRVRGVERLRVIDASVMPQITSANTNATSLMIGERGAALVMA